The following DNA comes from Riemerella anatipestifer ATCC 11845 = DSM 15868.
AGTTTTTTTTGGATAAATTAGAAATTCTAGGTGTTTTTTAGAACTAAAAAAGGTCGTTTAAAACAAGTTTAAACGACCTTATAATGTTTTGTTGTTAATCTTCCAATCTTTCTATAAGCGCCATATAAAAGCCGTCGTAGCCCTCGCTAGGGAGGAGGCTTTGGTCTTTGATAAGTCTAAAGTTAGGGTTTGTAGCCAAGAATGTGTTTACCTGATTTTGGTTTTCTGAGGGTAGGATAGAGCAGGTAGCATACACCATCTTGCCTCCTTTTTTTAGGATTTTAGAATAATCTTGGAGAATTTGTTGCTGCTCTGTCTTTATTCTTTCTATAAAATCGGCATCTATTTTCCATTTAGAATCGGGGTTTCTTTTTAGAACGCCCAATCCAGAACAAGGTACATCTAGCAAGAGGCGGTCGGCTTTCTCGTGTAGCCTTTTAATAACTTTGTTGTCTTCTATAAATCTAGTTTCTATGTTGTGGGCTCCCGCTCTTTTAGCTCGGCGTTTTAGTTCGGCGAGTTTCCACTCAAAAATATCTAAAGCAATAATTTGCCCTTTGTTTTTCATCAGTGCAGCGATGTGAAGCGTCTTGCCACCTGCACCTGCACAAGCATCTACCACTCTCATACCTTCTTTAACTTCTAAGAAATGAGCAATTTTTTGTGACCCTGCATCTTGTACTTCAAACAATCCATCTTTAAAGGCAGAGGTAAGGAAAACATTTTTCTTTTCCTTTAGTTCTATGGCTTCTGGGTAGTTTTTGAGGCTGTGGCATTCTACACCCTCGTCGTTTAAGTCTGCTACCAACTCCTTTGGCGTTGTTTTGAGAGTATTGGCTCTTAGTACGGTAGCCGCTTGTTGGTTAAGGGCTGTCATCTCTTTTTCCCACGCTTCGCCGAGTTCTTTTTCTAGTGTTTCCGCGAGCCATTCAGGGATAGAATGTTCTATGGCTTTGGTAGGAACGGTGTTTTTTTTCAGTTTGGTGATGATGTCGGCTATTTTAATTCCGTCAAATTCTTCAAACTTTTTATAATGCGTTTCGCTCCAAAGCAGATAGGCGAGGACAAGTCTGTAGATATTGTTGGGCTTTACGCCTTCGCCCATATAGTATTCTAGGCGTTTTTTCCAACGGATAATGTTATAAAATATCTCTGAAACCACCGCTCTGTCTTGGCTTCCCCATTTTTTGTTGGCTTTTAGCAGTCGTTCTATGACTTTGTCGGCGTATTTGTTTTTCTCAAAAAAGGTTTCTCTAAGTGCGTCGTGTATGCCAATAAGTAGGTTGCGGTGTATGAGTTGCATAAGTGTTTTTATTGTTTTTAATTCTAAAATGAACGGAAGTAAATCAATACTCATAATAAAGGTATTGACTTATCCTCTGCAAAAGTACTAAAATGAAACCATAACTCCATACAGAAACGGATATTAAAGCGTAAAGGATAGAGGCGGTATCCTTTTTTGAGGAGGAACGACGAAAAAAAAGATAAAGCCGAAAGCCCGACCCGAGCGGTAGGGAATGCTTCGGCGAGGGGTACGCCCTAATTATTGGGAGCAAAAGGGTGGGGGTTTGTTTTCTCTTTTTTATCTTTGCAGGGTTAAATAGCTAGTGGGGTCTTAGAATTTATGGAAAAATATATCAATCTTAATCAGAATAGAAATCTTAAACTGTTTAAAACTATCTCTAAAGTAGCGGAGGAGAGAGGGCAGACGGCGTACATTGTGGGAGGCTATGTGAGGGATTTGCTTATGAAACGACAAGTGCCTACGGATATAGATTTTGTAACGGAGCAAAGTGGGATAGAGTTGGCACAAGCGGTGGCAAGGGAGCTGGATTCTAATCTGAAAGTATCGGTATTCAAGACCTATGGGACTGCTATGATAAAGTGGAAAGGGCTAGAATTGGAGTTTGTAGGTGCGAGAAAAGAAAGCTACTCGGAAGATAGCCGAAAGCCTGCTGTGGAACAAGGTAGTCTAGAAGATGACCAAAAACGCCGTGATTTTACCATCAATGCGATGGCAATCTCTTTAGGAAAAGAAGACTTTGGGCGTTTGGTGGACCCTTTTGGTGGAGTACAGGATTTGGAGTCAAAAATTCTGAAAACTCCGCTAGAGCCTCTGCAAACTTATTCTGATGACCCTCTTAGAATGATGAGAGCGATTAGATTTGCTTCTACGCTTAATTTTAAGGTGGAACAAAATTCTCTAGATGCGATAAAACAGGAAGCCGACAGGATAAAGATAGTCTCAATGGAGCGTATTATGGTAGAGTTTAATAAAATAATGCTTTCCGAAAAACCATCTATAGGCTTGAAACTCTTGGACGATACGGGACTTTTAGAGAAGATTATTCCCGAACTTACCGCCCTTAAAGGTATAGAAGAAATAGAAGGACAAACGCATAAAGATAATTTTTACCATACACTAGAAGTAGTAGATAACATCTCTAAACATACGGATAAACTTTGGTTGCGATGGTCGGCACTATTACACGATATAGGGAAAGCACCTACCAAGAAATTTGTAGATGGTATTGGTTGGACTTTTCACGGACACGAGTTTTTAGGTTCTAAAATGGCTAAACCTCTTTTTCAACGATTGAAGTTGCCTCTAGGAGCAGACTTAAAGTATGTGCAGAAAATGGTAAAACTTTCATCTAGACCTATTGCTTTGGTAACAGATGATACTTCTGATGCAGCTCTTAGACGCTTGTTGTTTGATGCAGGGGAAGATTTGGAAGACTTGTTCACGCTATGTAAGGCTGATATTACCACCAAAAATACCAAAAAACAAGAACGCTTTAGAAAGAACTTTGAGTATGTTGCTCAAAAAATAAAAGAGGTGGAGGAGAAAGACCAAATAAGAAATTTCCAGCCGCCTATTTCTGGGGAGGAAATAATGGCTTTGTTTCAACTAAAACCAGGCAGAGAAATTGGGATTTTAAAGGAAAAAGTAAAAGAAGCAATTTTGGAAGGTGAAATTTCTAACACTCCCGAAGAAGCAAAGGACTTCGTGATAAAAGAAGCGGAAAAAATAGGATTGAAACTTAGTGTTTAAGATGATAATAAAAAAAGCAGAGCCATTGGCTCTGCTTTTTTACTATACAGATTATAAATTATTTCTGTTGCTGTTGTTTGATTAAGTTCAATGCAGAACCAGCTCTAAACCAACCTATCTGTCCATCGTTGTAAGTGTGGTTAGCTAAGATAGTATCTTTAGAACCATCAGTGTGTACTAACTCAATAGTAACAGGCTTACCAGGAGCAAATTCAGCTAAATCTACAAAGTTGAAAGTATCTCCTTCTTTGATTTTATCATAATCAGCTTCGTTTGCAAAAGTAAGAGCTAACATACCTTGTTTTTTAAGGTTAGTTTCGTGGATACGAGCGAAAGATTTTACTAGAACCGCCATAGCTCCTAGATGTCTAGGTTGCATTGCAGCGTGCTCACGAGAAGAGCCTTCACCATAGTTGTTGTCCCCAACGATAACCGTTTTAATACCAGCAGCCTTGTAAGCTCTCGCAGATGCAGGAACTTCCATATATTCGCCAGTAAGTTCGTTTTTAACTTTGTTGGTTTCCATATTGAACGCGTTTACAGCACCAATAAGAGTGTTGTTAGCAATATTATCTAAGTGTCCTCTGTATTTTAACCAAGGTCCAGCCATAGAAATGTGGTCTGTAGTACACTTACCAAAGGCTTTAATTAACAATCTAGCTCCCATTACATTTTCTCCGTTCCAAGCAGGGAAAGCGTCTAGTAATTGTAGTCTGTCAGATTCTGGAGCTACTTTTACTTGAACTTGTGAACCATCTTCAGCTGGAGCAATATAGCCTGCGTCTTCAACATCAAATCCTCTTGGAGGAAGTTCAAACCCTTGAGGTTCGTCTAGTAAAACTTCTTCTCCGTTTTGGTTAGTTAATTTATCTTTTCTAGGGTCAAAAGTTAAATCTCCTGCAATAGCTAACGCTGTTACTAATTCTGGAGAAGCTACGAAAGCATAAGTGTTAGGGTTACCATCTGCTCTCTTAGAGAAGTTTCTGTTGAACGAGTGTACAATTGTATTTTTTTCTTGTTTTTCAGCACCTTCTCTAGCCCATTGTCCAATACAAGGTCCACAAGCGTTAGCAAATACTTTACCTCCGATTTTATCAAAAGTATCTAAATAGCCATCTCTTTCTACAGTAAACCTTACTTGTTCAGAACCTGGTGTAATAGTGTATTCTGCAGCTACTTTTAAGTTTTTCTCTTGAGCTTGTTTCGCTACG
Coding sequences within:
- a CDS encoding RsmB/NOP family class I SAM-dependent RNA methyltransferase → MQLIHRNLLIGIHDALRETFFEKNKYADKVIERLLKANKKWGSQDRAVVSEIFYNIIRWKKRLEYYMGEGVKPNNIYRLVLAYLLWSETHYKKFEEFDGIKIADIITKLKKNTVPTKAIEHSIPEWLAETLEKELGEAWEKEMTALNQQAATVLRANTLKTTPKELVADLNDEGVECHSLKNYPEAIELKEKKNVFLTSAFKDGLFEVQDAGSQKIAHFLEVKEGMRVVDACAGAGGKTLHIAALMKNKGQIIALDIFEWKLAELKRRAKRAGAHNIETRFIEDNKVIKRLHEKADRLLLDVPCSGLGVLKRNPDSKWKIDADFIERIKTEQQQILQDYSKILKKGGKMVYATCSILPSENQNQVNTFLATNPNFRLIKDQSLLPSEGYDGFYMALIERLED
- a CDS encoding CCA tRNA nucleotidyltransferase, whose amino-acid sequence is MEKYINLNQNRNLKLFKTISKVAEERGQTAYIVGGYVRDLLMKRQVPTDIDFVTEQSGIELAQAVARELDSNLKVSVFKTYGTAMIKWKGLELEFVGARKESYSEDSRKPAVEQGSLEDDQKRRDFTINAMAISLGKEDFGRLVDPFGGVQDLESKILKTPLEPLQTYSDDPLRMMRAIRFASTLNFKVEQNSLDAIKQEADRIKIVSMERIMVEFNKIMLSEKPSIGLKLLDDTGLLEKIIPELTALKGIEEIEGQTHKDNFYHTLEVVDNISKHTDKLWLRWSALLHDIGKAPTKKFVDGIGWTFHGHEFLGSKMAKPLFQRLKLPLGADLKYVQKMVKLSSRPIALVTDDTSDAALRRLLFDAGEDLEDLFTLCKADITTKNTKKQERFRKNFEYVAQKIKEVEEKDQIRNFQPPISGEEIMALFQLKPGREIGILKEKVKEAILEGEISNTPEEAKDFVIKEAEKIGLKLSV
- a CDS encoding aconitate hydratase, which gives rise to MTFDFDMIKKVYSDFENRVNAAREFMGRPLTYSEKILCAHLFSEQKPEAFKRGESYVDFAPDRVAMQDATAQMALLQFMQAGKAKVAVPSTVHADHLIQARVGADKDLQEAENKNNEVYQFLQSVSNKYGIGFWKPGAGIIHQVVLENYAFPGGMMIGTDSHTPNAGGLGMVAIGVGGADAVDVMAGMPWELKFPKMIGIKLTGKLNGWTSAKDVILKVAGILTVKGGTGAIVEYFGEGAEALSCTGKGTICNMGAEIGATTSIFAYDNNMGEYLRSTGRADLAEAADAIKNVLRADEEVYTNPEKYYDQVIEINLSELEPHLNGPFSPDIATPISKMKEEAEKNGWPTKVEVGLIGSCTNSSYEDISRAASVAKQAQEKNLKVAAEYTITPGSEQVRFTVERDGYLDTFDKIGGKVFANACGPCIGQWAREGAEKQEKNTIVHSFNRNFSKRADGNPNTYAFVASPELVTALAIAGDLTFDPRKDKLTNQNGEEVLLDEPQGFELPPRGFDVEDAGYIAPAEDGSQVQVKVAPESDRLQLLDAFPAWNGENVMGARLLIKAFGKCTTDHISMAGPWLKYRGHLDNIANNTLIGAVNAFNMETNKVKNELTGEYMEVPASARAYKAAGIKTVIVGDNNYGEGSSREHAAMQPRHLGAMAVLVKSFARIHETNLKKQGMLALTFANEADYDKIKEGDTFNFVDLAEFAPGKPVTIELVHTDGSKDTILANHTYNDGQIGWFRAGSALNLIKQQQQK